In the Enterococcus rotai genome, TTTTTTCTCAGAAGAAGAAGGCGTTGTCGTACCTGGATTTGAAGCTGGCGTTGTGGTTGCATAACGTCCCCAGTAAGCACTATAGTTAGCATCTGTTCCACCGTATCCAAATTTATATTGGCTTTTAGGTGCTCCATCTTTTGCATAGAAGGATTCAACATTTGGACCAGGAGCTGTATAAGTACCGCCATTATAAGTAAAAGTACCAGGTTTTTCTCCTGTAAAGCTAGATACATTTGATTTAATCACATCTTTTGAAAGGGTGAATTTCTCACCTGCACCAAATAGATCAGGTCTGACCGAATAGATGGCATTTGCCAGATTTGCTAGATAAGCACTATTTTGATCACCACTATTTGGACTCATTGCAGTGGGAATATCATAGCCTGTCCAAGAACCTAATGTAATGGTTGGTGTAGAAACGACTAGCCAAGCATCTTTATAAGCATTTGTGGTTCCTGTTTTACCAACCCAGTCAACATTTGCAAAGGCTGGATTGAGACCTATAGACATATTTTTAAAGGGTGTTGTTATCTTAGAATCTAAGACGGAGCGCATCAGGTCATTCATGATTGATGCTGTTGCTTCAGAATAGACTTGAACAGGCGCATTTTTATGCTCATAAATCACTTTGCCGCTATTATCCGTGATTTTTTCGATCATATAGCCTTTTTGATATTGCCCTTTGTTTGCTAGGGCTTGGAAACCATTTGTTTGAGTAAGGACGGTTGTTTCAACTGAACCAAAAGGAGCTGATTCGTACGCCCAAGCCTCACTTGCAGGGTAGTTCATTTTACTTAAATAATTATTGTAAGAGAAATTGTCGTCACCCATTTGTGCTTTCATTGCTTCATTTAGATGATAGACAGGAATATTATACGACCATTCTAACGCATGACGCACCGTATCAAAGGTGTTCGTTCCAGAATTTGTGGCATTAGTCAATTCTCCGCCAGTTTTATAAGACATTGGATAATTCGCTAAGCGGCTTTCTGAACCGATCATTCCTTGGTCAATAGCAGGACCATAAACGGAGATTGGTTTGATTGTAGAACCAACTTGGCGGACGGTATCTAAGGCATGGTTACTTTGGCTGACATTAAAGTCACGACCGGCGATAAACCCAATAATGCGCCCCGTTTTGTTGTCCATCAGAACATTTCCAGTCTCAACGAAACCAGCACCAAAGCCATCGTCTAGCATATAGCCAAAATTTGCGACCGCATTTTGCATAGTATCATAAACTGTTTGATCGATGGTTGACTGAATTGTGTACCCACGATTTTGAATTTCTTTCCGTGCCTGGTCTTTATATTGGGAAAGACCCAGTTCATCTAGTGTTTCTTTTTTCACACCAGCTTTTTCTATATTGATATCCATTACAACATTCGTTGCTTGTTCTAAAACAGCATTATAAAGATAGCTTTCAGTGTTTTGATTAGACGCTTCTTGTGGTTGGAAATCTTGTTTTAAGTCATAGTTTTTAGCTGTTTCATATTCTTCCTTTGTGATTGCTTTTTCGCGATACATGCTAAACAACACAAAATCTTTTCGTTTCATACCGTA is a window encoding:
- a CDS encoding transglycosylase domain-containing protein → MYHFIEVKLLDNQDNSRITEQHSKKVPEKKKIFLIINVVIRVLQSLFVFAVVLLLLGGALGMGIGMGYFAFLVEDTQPPTKEELQTEISDITEVSKMTYADGTNIAMIKSDLVRTRVDGEHISPLLKKAIISTEDEYFEEHKGVVPKAVIRALVSDATGMGGSSGGSTLTQQLVKQQILTDETTFKRKANEILLAFRIEKYFSKDEIVTTYLNVSPFGRNNKGENIAGVEEAAKGLFGKSANDLTLPQAAFIAGLPQSPIIYTPYSNTGALKADENLAYGMKRKDFVLFSMYREKAITKEEYETAKNYDLKQDFQPQEASNQNTESYLYNAVLEQATNVVMDINIEKAGVKKETLDELGLSQYKDQARKEIQNRGYTIQSTIDQTVYDTMQNAVANFGYMLDDGFGAGFVETGNVLMDNKTGRIIGFIAGRDFNVSQSNHALDTVRQVGSTIKPISVYGPAIDQGMIGSESRLANYPMSYKTGGELTNATNSGTNTFDTVRHALEWSYNIPVYHLNEAMKAQMGDDNFSYNNYLSKMNYPASEAWAYESAPFGSVETTVLTQTNGFQALANKGQYQKGYMIEKITDNSGKVIYEHKNAPVQVYSEATASIMNDLMRSVLDSKITTPFKNMSIGLNPAFANVDWVGKTGTTNAYKDAWLVVSTPTITLGSWTGYDIPTAMSPNSGDQNSAYLANLANAIYSVRPDLFGAGEKFTLSKDVIKSNVSSFTGEKPGTFTYNGGTYTAPGPNVESFYAKDGAPKSQYKFGYGGTDANYSAYWGRYATTTPASNPGTTTPSSSEKKEEKKKEDYKKENNN